The following are encoded together in the Neomonachus schauinslandi chromosome 15, ASM220157v2, whole genome shotgun sequence genome:
- the DUSP3 gene encoding dual specificity protein phosphatase 3 yields MSGPFELSVQDLNDLLSDGSGCYSLPSQPCNEVTPRIYVGNASVAQDIPKLQKLGITHVLNAAEGRSFMHVNTNANFYKDSGITYLGIKANDTQEFNLSAYFERAADFIDQALAQKNGRVLVHCREGYSRSPTLVIAYLMMRQKMDVKSALSIVRQNREIGPNDGFLAQLCQLNDKLVKEGKLKL; encoded by the exons ATGTCCGGCCCGTTCGAGCTCTCGGTGCAGGATCTCAACGACCTGCTGTCGGACGGCAGCGGCTGCTACAGCCTGCCGAGCCAGCCCTGCAACGAGGTCACCCCCAGGATCTACGTGGGCAACGC GTCTGTGGCACAAGACATACCCAAGCTGCAGAAACTAGGCATCACCCATGTGCTGAATGCTGCTGAGGGCAGGTCCTTCATGCATGTCAACACCAATGCCAACTTCTACAAGGACTCCGGTATCACCTACCTGGGCATCAAGGCCAACGACACGCAGGAGTTCAACCTCAGCGCCTACTTTGAAAGGGCTGCAGACTTCATTGACCAGGCCTTGGCTCAAAAGAATG gCCGGGTCCTCGTCCACTGCCGGGAAGGTTACAGCCGCTCCCCAACCCTCGTTATCGCCTACCTCATGATGCGTCAGAAGATGGATGTCAAGTCTGCCCTGAGCATCGTGAGGCAGAACCGTGAGATCGGCCCCAATGATGGTTTCCTGGCCCAACTCTGCCAGCTCAATGACAAACTAGTCAAGGAGGGGAAGTTGAAACTCTAG
- the CFAP97D1 gene encoding sperm axonemal maintenance protein CFAP97D1 isoform X2, with protein MNNSLDYLAYPVIVSNHRQSTTFRKKLDFGHYIFHKNRIQIVKPTVDTKPPVTRTHHILKLSKLQGEQKRIDKIEYENKQLCQKIANAHRGPAKVDCWNEYFSKRIQGAISKIQQDIFSPKMNRLLTMEKIQEKALGFLSCLEFQDTPKWLNA; from the exons ATGAACAATTCCCTGGATTATCTAGCCTACCCTGTAATTGTTTCTAATCACAGACAGAGCACAACCTTCAGAAAAAAACTGGACTTTGGCCACTATATATTTCACAAGAATAGAATACAAATAG TGAAGCCTACTGTTGATACCAAACCACCAGTGACGCGCACACATCACATTTTAAAACTGAGCAAACTACAG GGTGAACAAAAGCGAATCGACAAAATCGAATATGAAAACAAGCAACTGTGTCAGAAAATCGCAAATGCCCATCGTGGCCCTGCCAAGGTGGATTGCTGGAATGAATATTTTTCCAAGAG AATTCAAGGCGCTATATCAAAAATACAACAAGATATCTTCTCTCCCAAGATGAATAG GTTACTCACCATGGAAAAGATACAAGAGAAAGCCCTAGGATTTCTTAGCTGCTTAGAATTTCAAGACACTCCTAAGTGGCTGAATGCTTAA
- the CFAP97D1 gene encoding sperm axonemal maintenance protein CFAP97D1 isoform X1, whose amino-acid sequence MNNSLDYLAYPVIVSNHRQSTTFRKKLDFGHYIFHKNRIQIVKPTVDTKPPVTRTHHILKLSKLQGEQKRIDKIEYENKQLCQKIANAHRGPAKVDCWNEYFSKSLNRETRNRELVRITVENQGILKRLGDRKPHYDRRLSEMDWQNSRRYIKNTTRYLLSQDE is encoded by the exons ATGAACAATTCCCTGGATTATCTAGCCTACCCTGTAATTGTTTCTAATCACAGACAGAGCACAACCTTCAGAAAAAAACTGGACTTTGGCCACTATATATTTCACAAGAATAGAATACAAATAG TGAAGCCTACTGTTGATACCAAACCACCAGTGACGCGCACACATCACATTTTAAAACTGAGCAAACTACAG GGTGAACAAAAGCGAATCGACAAAATCGAATATGAAAACAAGCAACTGTGTCAGAAAATCGCAAATGCCCATCGTGGCCCTGCCAAGGTGGATTGCTGGAATGAATATTTTTCCAAGAG CTTAAACAGAGAAACAAGGAACCGGGAACTAGTGAGAATCACCGTGGAAAACCAGGGCATTCTGAAGAGGCTTGGTGATCGCAAACCCCACTATGACCGCAGGTTGTCCGAGATGGACTGGCAG AATTCAAGGCGCTATATCAAAAATACAACAAGATATCTTCTCTCCCAAGATGAATAG